The DNA sequence CGTCGTAGGTGGTGCCGCAGATGTCGCCGGTGCCTTCGCCTTCGAGGGGTTCGACGGTGATGGTGAAGGTGTCGCCGCGTTCAAGGAGTACGGGGCCTTCGCGGAAGCGTCCGAGGCGGATCTTCGGGCCTTGAAGGTCGGCGAGGATGCCGACGCTGCGGCCGGTTTCCTCGGAGGCTTTGCGGACGTGGTGGTAGCGCTGTTGGTGTTCGGCGTAGCTGCCGTGGCTGAGGTTGAAGCGGGCGATGTCCATTCCCGCTTCGACCAGGGCTTTGATCTGGTCGTATGTGTCGGTGGCGGGTCCCAGGGTACAAACGATTTTCGCTCGGCGCATGGTTCGAGACTAAACCTTACCTTCGGGTAGGTATTTGGCTCTGCGTGACACCTCAACAACCTTCTCATGAAGGGTTGTTGACAACTGTTGAATTGTGCGGCGGGGTGCTCTGATGAGCGTTTATCCGAGGTTCGGCGGGGCGAGTGTGAAGGAGGCTTCGACTTGGGCGTCGATGGTCTGGCGTACGGGTTCGAGGTCGACGGGTGCGGCGTCGGTGGCGGCTTCCGTGCCCGCGCCTCGGTGGGTCATCGCCTGGGTGGAGAAGCCTGCCCGGGCCATGTGGGGCCCGCTGTGGGTGCCGGTGTCGTTGAGTTCGAGGAGGGCGTCGAGTCGGGTGTCGAGGGCTTCGGCGTACTCGCGGGCGCGTTGGAGTGCTTCCTGGACGGCTTGGCGGCGGGCGGTGGCGTGGTGGGGGGAGGTGGGGCGCAGTGCCCACCAGGGGCCGTCGACGCGGGTGAGGTCGTGGTTGGCGAGGCGGGCGATGAGTTCGCCGAGTGCGGTGAAGTCGTTGAGTGTGGCGGTGAGTTGGATACTGCCGTGGTAGGCGCGGATGCGTTCGGCGCGGCCGTGGCGGGTGAGTTCGGGGCGGATGGTGAGGGTGCCGGTTTCCAGTTTGTCGATGGCGTCGCCGTAGGTCTTGATGAGGTCGAGGGTGGTGGTGTTGCGGCGGGTGAGGTCGTCGAGGGTGGTGCGGCGGTCGGTGGAGCGGGCGGTGAGGGTGATGGTGATGTGGGCGATTTCGGGGTCGACTTCGAGGTGGGCTTCGCCGCGGACGGTGACGTGGGGGGTGGTGGGGGTTCCGTAGGGGTGGTGGGTG is a window from the Streptomyces sp. MMBL 11-1 genome containing:
- a CDS encoding SIMPL domain-containing protein produces the protein MTQTPTPTTHHPYGTPTTPHVTVRGEAHLEVDPEIAHITITLTARSTDRRTTLDDLTRRNTTTLDLIKTYGDAIDKLETGTLTIRPELTRHGRAERIRAYHGSIQLTATLNDFTALGELIARLANHDLTRVDGPWWALRPTSPHHATARRQAVQEALQRAREYAEALDTRLDALLELNDTGTHSGPHMARAGFSTQAMTHRGAGTEAATDAAPVDLEPVRQTIDAQVEASFTLAPPNLG